The genomic segment CAAAATATTCAGGTATTGTGATAAAAGTACCCATTATGTGGGCATTATGTAGTATATAAATACTAATAgaatataattaaatatattaagGCTCGTCTTTGATGCATTTATCCGAAGTATATGCTTTTAAAGGTGCAGGTTAtctttgttttgattcgtgTTGACGAAAGTCAGGCttcagtgttgtgtttttcaAAGAAGGCCCAAACTATTGTTACGTAGAATTTCATGTGTCATGTTGTCATGTTGCAGTCACGCTGAAGGGATTACAGTTAGTTACATAAACCGTTAATACTAAATAAGCCAATATTCTCGGTGTCTAAAATTATATCTTTTAAAATTGTAAACATAACCCCGATGCACTCCTGCAGGATCTTATCATAATGAGTTATGCAGAGAAGCCGGAGGATATAACAAGGGAGGAGTGGATGGAAAAACTCAACAATGTCCACATCCAGAGGGCTGATATGAACAGACTCATTATGAACTACCTGGTGACAGGTGAGGTatctttttgtggtttttgttaCAGAAAGTTGGGTTTCAGATGTCTGTTCTTACAGACATCTGAAGCCAAGTACAGATGTGAGTGTGGATTTTGGGAGCTGATTTTttcttatgtatatatatatatatacatataattttatttttttccctgtctAACAGAGGGTTTTAAGGAGGCAGCAGAGAAGTTCAGGATGGAGTCTGGGATAGAGCCTAGTGTGGACTTGGACTCCTTAGATGAAAGAATTAAGATCAGAGAAATGATCTTGAAAGGACAGATCCAGGATGCTATCGCCCTAATCAACAGTCTGCACCCAGAACTGCTGGACACAAATCGTTACCTCTACTTTCATCTCCAGGTGAGACATCTCAGCTTTGTACTTTAATAacttctttttcagctatttattaataagtgacttttatgtatatattgtgctattcttagttagtgtattgtctgtctttgttaatgtttgtttacaatggagcactgtaacgaaaactaatttcccctagggatcaataaagtattctgattctgattaataACTGCTTCTTGTTATGTATGCCTTGCTATTTTAACACCTGATTGCATCCATGGCTTTCtggtttttgcagcagcagcatcttATTGAGCTGATTCGTTTGAGGGAGACTGAAGCTGCCCTTGAATTTGCTCAGTCTCAGCTAGCAGAACAGGGGGAAGAAAGCCGAGAATGTCTGACGGAGATGGAGAGGACGCTGGCCTTGCTGGCATTTGACAACCCAGAAGAGTCACCTTTCGGAGACCTCCTTAACATGATGCAGAGGCAAAAGGTAGAATCAGCACACATTATAATTTTAAACTGATTTACTGTATAGGCAAAGTGTCCTTTAACTGATTGAAGGGAACATTCTAGCAGTTTTACATAAGAAGCCGATTTAAATTATAGTACTACTCTCACCCAGTGAGCGTTTGTAAAGTGCAGTTCAATTCAGCTTTTTTTATGTTGTGCGAATTTACAACAGtcaattttatattattagGTTTAAAACCCAACAGTATTACAAAGATaactccaacaatcagacagTCCCTTGTGAGCAGCAGCTGGTGATGTTGTGAGATAAAAACTCCCATCAACAGGAAGTGACCTTCATCCTGTGACGTCTGCCGTAGTTCTGAAGACGGATTTTTATAATCTGAGAACATCAAATGAAGTGATCTCATTTTCATACACAAGACATTATTCTATatgttgctttctgtttttttaggtGTGGAGTGAAGTAAATCAGTGTGTACTAGACTATGAAAACAGAGAGTCAACCCCGAAGCTGGCCAAGctcctgaagctgctgctgtgggctcAAAATGAACTTGACCAAAAGAAAGTGAAGTATCCTAAAATGACTGACCTCAGCAAGGGAACCATTGAAGACCCAAAATAAGGatcaaagtgaaaaagtacCACAGCATCACAAGATGGACACATTTCCTTTATCTATTCATACCCCGCAACAAACTGACTCATATAGAGTACaaccttttctttttgtaaggGTTGCTTTTTGATACTTTATTAACTCAGAATGTGCAGGAAACTGGAtggcattttaaaatgacctcTCACACTAAAGTGACGTGCAAGTATTTCACTTGGTATTCTaatttacatatttgtttatataaaatTAGTATACTTAAGTTACACtagtttttctgtcttttggcAGGGAAAGTTGTTGGCATTGGAATGTGTGAATAAAGCCTAAATTAGGCTATCACTTTCTGTGTGTAACCACTTAGAGGAGGAAAAGTTTGATCAGGATAAATGGTTGGCTTAGTGTGCACTGCTTCAAATAAACATATATTCCATCCCTAGAAAAAAAGTCTGCTCAGCTAAGCTGTTGGTCTTTCAGCTACTACTTTTGTGTGATGACAGTAGCCACAACTTGATACTTGGGGTGTTTGAAGCTACTGTGACCTTTTAAAGTTAAAATCTGCTTCAGATTTTATGCTGTATTGTTGCTTGAGGCATTATCAAAAAGATGCCCACAAAGACTTTCAGACTAAATGTAATATTAGCAATAGAGGGAAAATCTAGGATTACCGGAATGCCATCAAGTGTAAAGGCAGCCTCAGTTTCAGTGTTTTGAATACTGTTGATAATGTTTAAAGATGTGAATGGATAATGTGTCCGCAG from the Pelmatolapia mariae isolate MD_Pm_ZW linkage group LG20, Pm_UMD_F_2, whole genome shotgun sequence genome contains:
- the LOC134618591 gene encoding glucose-induced degradation protein 8-B homolog — translated: MSYAEKPEDITREEWMEKLNNVHIQRADMNRLIMNYLVTEGFKEAAEKFRMESGIEPSVDLDSLDERIKIREMILKGQIQDAIALINSLHPELLDTNRYLYFHLQQQHLIELIRLRETEAALEFAQSQLAEQGEESRECLTEMERTLALLAFDNPEESPFGDLLNMMQRQKVWSEVNQCVLDYENRESTPKLAKLLKLLLWAQNELDQKKVKYPKMTDLSKGTIEDPK